Proteins found in one Brevibacillus brevis genomic segment:
- the serS gene encoding serine--tRNA ligase, producing the protein MLDVKVLRQDLEEVKRRLAHRNEDISALDQFVEVDEKRREVIQEAEALKNKRNTVSEQVAVMKRNKENADHLIAEMKEVNERIKALDEELRQLDEQLEFILLSLPNLPHESTPIGTTEDDNVIAWTWGEPRAFDFEIKPHWELASQAGILDFETAAKVTGSRFVFYKGLGARLERALMNFMMDLHSNEHGYEEVIPPYIVNRTSMTGTGQLPKFEEDAFKIEGPDYFLIPTAEVPVTNMHRDEIMDGADLPRYYTAFSACFRSEAGSAGRDTRGLIRQHQFNKVELVKFVKPEESYDELDKLVKNAEKVLQLLGLPYRVLSMCTGDLGFTAAKKFDLEVWIPSGGTYREISSCSNFEDFQARRANIRFRRDTKSKPEFVHTLNGSGLAIGRTVAAILENYQEADGTIVIPEALRPYMGGVDKIAPK; encoded by the coding sequence ATGTTGGACGTAAAAGTATTACGCCAGGATTTAGAAGAAGTAAAACGCCGTTTGGCTCACCGCAATGAAGATATTTCTGCGTTGGATCAATTCGTAGAAGTAGATGAAAAGCGTCGCGAAGTCATCCAAGAGGCAGAAGCGCTGAAAAATAAGCGTAACACGGTATCCGAGCAAGTAGCTGTCATGAAACGCAATAAGGAAAATGCAGACCATCTGATCGCTGAAATGAAAGAAGTAAATGAGCGCATCAAGGCTTTGGATGAAGAGCTGCGCCAACTGGATGAACAGCTGGAGTTCATTTTGCTGAGCCTGCCAAACCTTCCGCATGAAAGCACGCCGATCGGTACGACTGAAGACGATAACGTGATCGCCTGGACATGGGGAGAGCCACGTGCGTTTGACTTCGAGATTAAGCCTCACTGGGAGCTGGCTAGCCAAGCAGGCATCCTCGATTTTGAAACCGCGGCAAAAGTAACAGGAAGCCGTTTTGTTTTCTATAAAGGCTTGGGCGCACGTCTGGAGCGCGCACTAATGAACTTCATGATGGATTTGCACTCGAATGAACATGGCTATGAAGAAGTGATCCCACCGTATATCGTCAACCGTACGAGCATGACGGGAACGGGGCAATTGCCTAAGTTTGAAGAGGATGCATTCAAAATCGAGGGACCAGATTACTTCCTGATTCCAACAGCAGAGGTGCCCGTCACCAACATGCATCGTGATGAGATCATGGATGGAGCGGATCTCCCTCGATACTACACTGCTTTCAGCGCATGTTTCCGTTCGGAAGCGGGCTCTGCTGGCCGTGATACGCGTGGGTTGATTCGTCAGCATCAATTCAACAAAGTTGAGCTGGTGAAATTCGTGAAACCAGAAGAGTCTTATGACGAACTCGACAAACTGGTGAAAAACGCTGAAAAGGTGCTTCAACTGCTTGGATTGCCATACCGTGTCCTGAGCATGTGCACAGGCGATCTTGGTTTTACGGCTGCGAAGAAATTCGACCTAGAAGTTTGGATTCCAAGCGGCGGCACATACCGTGAAATCTCGTCTTGCTCGAACTTTGAAGATTTCCAAGCACGCCGTGCCAATATCCGTTTCCGTCGCGATACGAAATCAAAGCCAGAATTTGTGCATACATTGAATGGTTCCGGTTTGGCGATTGGACGTACAGTAGCAGCAATCTTGGAAAACTACCAAGAGGCAGACGGAACAATCGTAATTCCAGAAGCTCTTCGTCCGTACATGGGCGGAGTAGATAAGATCGCACCGAAGTAA
- the aceB gene encoding malate synthase A, with protein MTTVPTNPYPLEVQISGEMHPGYQDILTPEAIQFVMKLEQRFGDRRQQLLAKRVERQLQIDAGQLPDFLEETADIRKGDWTVAPLPKDLQDRRVEITGPSGDRKMVINALNSGARLFMADFEDANSPTWENTIQGQINMKDAVRRNISYISPEGKSYTLNEKTAVLIVRPRGWHLEEKHILLDQKPISGSLLDFGLYFYHNVDALVANQTAPYFYLPKLESHLEARLWNDVFLFAQDELNIPRGTIRATVLIETILAAFEMDEILYELREHSAGLNCGRWDYIFSYIKKLRNQPDVITPDRAQVTMTVPFMKAYTTLAVKTCHKRMAPCIGGMAAQIPVKNDPVQNAEAIAKVRADKEREAYDGHDGTWVAHPGLVPVAMEVFDRLMREPNQIWYKREDVDVSASQLLAVPEGTITEAGVRTNISVGLQYIEAWLRGSGAVPINNLMEDAATAEISRAQVWQWMRHRHGVLQDGRKVTEGLVKQWLSEELQAIKQAIGQERYDKSKYPTAGDLFLQLVTTEDFEDFLTVPGYRYL; from the coding sequence TTGACTACTGTACCAACGAATCCATATCCGCTGGAGGTGCAGATTTCCGGTGAGATGCACCCTGGTTATCAAGATATCCTGACACCAGAAGCGATTCAATTCGTGATGAAGCTGGAGCAAAGGTTTGGCGACAGACGCCAACAATTGTTGGCGAAGCGCGTGGAGCGCCAATTGCAGATTGATGCAGGTCAACTACCCGATTTTTTAGAGGAAACAGCGGACATTCGCAAAGGAGATTGGACTGTTGCTCCATTGCCCAAAGATTTGCAGGACAGACGGGTGGAGATTACAGGACCTTCGGGTGACCGGAAAATGGTCATCAATGCACTGAACTCGGGTGCTCGGCTTTTCATGGCTGACTTTGAGGACGCGAACTCACCGACCTGGGAGAACACCATCCAAGGCCAAATCAACATGAAGGATGCGGTACGCCGCAATATCTCTTACATCAGTCCGGAGGGCAAATCATACACCCTCAATGAAAAAACAGCGGTTTTGATCGTGCGTCCTCGTGGCTGGCATCTTGAAGAAAAGCACATCCTCCTCGATCAAAAACCGATCTCCGGCAGCCTGCTTGACTTCGGACTTTATTTTTACCACAACGTAGATGCTCTTGTCGCGAATCAAACAGCACCGTATTTCTACTTACCGAAACTGGAGAGCCATTTGGAAGCTCGACTCTGGAACGACGTCTTCCTTTTCGCGCAGGATGAATTGAATATTCCACGCGGCACGATTCGCGCGACAGTATTGATCGAAACGATTCTCGCGGCTTTTGAGATGGATGAGATTTTGTATGAGCTTCGCGAGCATAGTGCAGGACTGAATTGCGGACGTTGGGATTACATTTTCAGCTATATCAAAAAGCTGCGGAATCAGCCTGATGTGATTACACCGGATCGTGCCCAAGTAACCATGACCGTTCCGTTCATGAAAGCTTACACAACGCTAGCCGTGAAGACTTGCCATAAACGGATGGCACCCTGCATCGGCGGAATGGCTGCACAAATTCCGGTGAAAAATGACCCGGTACAAAACGCAGAAGCCATTGCCAAAGTGCGCGCTGACAAAGAGCGGGAAGCGTACGATGGACATGATGGGACTTGGGTTGCTCACCCGGGGCTAGTGCCGGTAGCTATGGAAGTGTTCGATCGCCTGATGAGAGAGCCGAACCAAATTTGGTACAAACGTGAAGACGTAGACGTATCTGCTAGTCAACTGCTGGCAGTCCCAGAGGGCACGATTACAGAAGCGGGTGTCCGTACGAACATAAGCGTAGGTTTGCAGTACATCGAGGCTTGGTTGCGAGGCTCTGGGGCTGTGCCGATCAACAATCTGATGGAGGATGCGGCTACAGCAGAAATTTCGCGGGCACAAGTCTGGCAATGGATGCGTCATCGTCACGGAGTCTTGCAGGATGGTAGAAAGGTGACGGAAGGCTTGGTGAAGCAGTGGCTGAGTGAGGAGCTGCAAGCGATCAAGCAAGCAATTGGCCAGGAGAGATACGACAAAAGCAAGTATCCGACTGCTGGAGATCTGTTCTTGCAATTGGTAACGACAGAAGATTTTGAAGACTTCCTAACGGTACCGGGTTATCGCTATTTGTAA
- the aceA gene encoding isocitrate lyase — protein sequence MKKVNKQEAIQQVEQSWQGERFKGITRPYTAEDVVRLRGSVQIEHTLARLGAERLWNLLHTEHHIKALGALTGNQAIQQVKAGLKAIYLSGWQVAADANLSGQMYPDQSLYPANSVPQVVKRINQALQRADQIDQSEGGTDTNWFAPIVADAEAGFGGPLNVFELMKGMIEAGAAGVHFEDQLASEKKCGHMGGKVLIPTQAAVRNLISARFAADVMGVPTIIVARTDANGAFLITSDIDEQDKPFLTGERTAEGFFRLRGGLDAAIARGLAYAPYADLIWCETSEPNLEEARRFAEAIHAKYPGKLLAYNCSPSFNWKKKLDEQTIARFQEEIGEMGYKFQFVTLAGFHSLNYSMFELARGYRDRGMAAYSELQQAEFASEVHGYTATRHQREVGTGYFDEVAQVISGGNSSTTALSGSTEEEQFAHN from the coding sequence ATGAAAAAAGTAAACAAACAGGAAGCGATTCAACAGGTGGAGCAAAGCTGGCAGGGTGAGCGTTTTAAAGGAATTACACGTCCGTATACAGCAGAAGATGTCGTTCGTCTGCGCGGTTCCGTACAAATCGAACATACACTGGCTCGTCTGGGAGCAGAGCGTCTATGGAATCTGTTGCATACCGAGCACCATATTAAAGCGTTGGGGGCTTTGACCGGGAATCAAGCGATTCAGCAGGTAAAGGCAGGATTAAAAGCGATTTATTTGAGTGGCTGGCAGGTAGCGGCCGATGCTAATCTGTCTGGTCAGATGTATCCTGATCAAAGCCTCTACCCGGCAAACAGTGTTCCTCAAGTCGTAAAAAGAATTAATCAGGCATTGCAACGCGCTGACCAGATCGATCAATCAGAAGGTGGTACCGATACGAATTGGTTTGCTCCGATCGTGGCAGACGCAGAAGCGGGCTTTGGTGGGCCATTGAACGTCTTTGAATTGATGAAGGGCATGATTGAAGCGGGCGCAGCAGGTGTGCATTTTGAAGACCAGCTGGCTTCCGAGAAAAAATGCGGCCATATGGGCGGAAAGGTACTGATTCCAACGCAGGCGGCTGTACGTAATCTGATTTCCGCTCGATTTGCGGCAGATGTGATGGGAGTCCCAACAATTATCGTGGCACGTACCGATGCCAATGGCGCTTTCCTGATCACCAGCGACATCGACGAGCAGGATAAACCATTCCTGACGGGTGAACGAACAGCAGAAGGGTTCTTCCGTCTACGCGGCGGATTGGATGCAGCGATTGCCCGTGGCCTTGCGTACGCTCCTTATGCAGATTTGATCTGGTGCGAGACTTCTGAGCCGAATTTGGAGGAAGCACGCCGTTTTGCCGAAGCGATCCATGCCAAATACCCGGGCAAGCTGTTAGCGTACAATTGCTCTCCTTCTTTCAACTGGAAAAAGAAGCTGGATGAACAGACTATCGCTCGCTTCCAGGAAGAGATCGGCGAGATGGGCTACAAGTTCCAATTTGTCACGCTCGCTGGCTTCCACTCCCTGAATTACAGCATGTTTGAATTGGCGCGCGGCTATCGTGACCGCGGAATGGCTGCCTATTCTGAATTGCAGCAGGCTGAGTTTGCTAGCGAAGTACATGGCTATACCGCCACTCGTCATCAGCGTGAAGTGGGTACCGGGTATTTCGATGAGGTTGCGCAGGTCATCTCTGGCGGCAATTCCTCTACGACTGCACTCAGCGGATCGACGGAAGAGGAGCAATTCGCGCATAATTAA
- a CDS encoding ABC transporter substrate-binding protein gives MRGNQLSWKRTVVVMTSVFLLAGCATETKSGTSLDTSQLTLDQIVEKAKQEGEVNSVGMPDTWANWGETWSNLAKEYGLKHTDTDMSSAEELAKFEAEKEDATADIGDVGIAFGPLAKQKGLTLPYKTSYWNDIPDWAKDDEGHWLLGYTGTLAFITDKTKVQNPPKSWADLKNGSYKVAIGDVMKANQAQFAVLAAAYANGGDEKNIQPGIDFFAELAKNKRLSTSDPSLANLEKGEVEVAILWDFNALGYRDKIDKNRFDVLIPEEASVSSGYATVINKYTKHPHAAMLAREYILSDAGQSNLARGYARPIRANAKLDESAKAMLLPDDMYKNARPVGDLTAWEETAKKLPQLWQEKVLIHVR, from the coding sequence ATGAGAGGGAACCAGTTAAGCTGGAAACGAACCGTTGTTGTCATGACTTCCGTTTTTCTGCTTGCGGGATGTGCCACCGAGACGAAATCAGGCACTTCTCTGGATACGTCGCAATTGACCCTGGATCAAATCGTGGAAAAAGCGAAGCAGGAGGGAGAAGTCAACTCCGTGGGAATGCCGGACACGTGGGCAAACTGGGGGGAGACCTGGAGCAATCTTGCAAAGGAATATGGCTTGAAGCATACGGACACCGACATGTCGAGCGCAGAAGAATTGGCTAAGTTTGAAGCGGAAAAAGAAGACGCCACAGCAGACATCGGTGACGTAGGCATCGCTTTTGGACCGTTAGCCAAGCAAAAAGGGCTGACGCTGCCTTACAAAACCTCTTACTGGAACGACATTCCCGACTGGGCAAAAGATGATGAAGGACATTGGCTGCTGGGCTATACGGGAACACTGGCTTTTATCACTGACAAGACAAAGGTGCAAAATCCTCCCAAGTCCTGGGCAGATTTGAAAAACGGAAGCTACAAGGTCGCGATTGGCGATGTCATGAAAGCGAATCAGGCGCAATTTGCCGTTCTGGCCGCCGCCTATGCAAATGGGGGAGATGAGAAAAATATTCAGCCCGGCATTGACTTTTTCGCTGAGCTGGCAAAGAACAAGCGGCTCAGTACGAGCGATCCGAGTCTTGCCAATCTAGAAAAGGGTGAGGTCGAAGTTGCTATCTTGTGGGATTTCAACGCGCTCGGGTATCGGGACAAAATCGACAAAAACCGCTTTGATGTCCTCATCCCGGAAGAAGCATCAGTCAGCAGCGGATACGCTACGGTTATCAACAAGTACACCAAGCACCCACACGCTGCCATGCTGGCTCGTGAATACATTCTCTCCGACGCTGGACAGTCCAATTTGGCTCGCGGCTATGCACGACCGATTCGCGCTAACGCCAAGCTGGATGAATCCGCTAAAGCCATGCTGCTCCCGGATGACATGTATAAAAACGCACGTCCTGTGGGCGATTTGACTGCTTGGGAAGAGACGGCTAAAAAGTTGCCGCAGTTATGGCAGGAGAAGGTGTTAATCCATGTGCGCTAG
- a CDS encoding alkaline phosphatase family protein, which yields MCASKLAMIVLDGLRFDTAVTHMGYLHHLVEYGIAARFQVRSELPSLSRPLYEVLLTGTPVWKNGISSNQTVRLSHQESLFHLTQKNGLSNAAAAYCWVSELYNKAPFNPFYDRIQLNTDKPIQNGMFYWEDHYPDTHLFADANFLLNGYNPDFLYVHSMNIDDDGHKHTADSARYRNRVLAADSILANVLPAWIDAGYQIIVTADHGMTADGNHGGTSSADRDVPLFVISDLISPGIREEEIPQLQVAPLACHLLGISPSKEMQPLNVGGLSKTSP from the coding sequence ATGTGCGCTAGCAAGCTCGCGATGATTGTGCTCGACGGATTGAGATTTGACACAGCCGTCACGCACATGGGGTACCTGCATCACCTGGTTGAGTACGGCATTGCGGCCCGCTTTCAGGTGCGATCGGAACTACCCAGTCTCTCTCGTCCTTTGTACGAGGTTCTTTTAACGGGAACACCTGTTTGGAAGAACGGCATTTCCAGCAATCAGACGGTTCGGCTTTCGCACCAGGAGAGTCTCTTTCACCTGACGCAGAAAAACGGACTGTCCAACGCTGCTGCGGCTTATTGCTGGGTAAGTGAGCTTTATAACAAGGCTCCGTTCAATCCGTTTTACGACCGAATCCAATTGAATACCGACAAGCCGATACAAAACGGGATGTTCTACTGGGAAGATCACTATCCGGATACACACCTATTTGCTGACGCCAACTTTTTGTTGAATGGATACAATCCGGATTTTCTTTACGTCCACTCCATGAATATCGATGATGACGGACATAAGCATACGGCCGATTCCGCGCGATATCGAAATCGCGTTCTGGCGGCAGATTCGATACTGGCTAATGTGCTTCCTGCGTGGATCGATGCGGGTTATCAAATCATTGTAACAGCCGATCACGGGATGACAGCCGATGGAAATCATGGTGGCACTTCTAGCGCTGACCGGGACGTCCCCTTGTTTGTCATCAGCGACCTGATATCTCCCGGTATTCGCGAGGAGGAAATTCCGCAATTGCAGGTGGCTCCGCTTGCCTGCCATTTGCTCGGCATCTCCCCCTCGAAAGAGATGCAGCCATTGAACGTAGGAGGGCTGAGTAAGACGTCTCCCTAA
- a CDS encoding ABC transporter permease translates to MKRFVSMLWVTTIPFFAMIALFLLVPLLSMIGGSFQAEGGGGFTVSHYREIFSNSYYLQAFENSVLISFLSALIGIVVAVFATYAITRFPQSLQQRVLVITNLTSNFAGIPLAFAFIVLLGNSGLFVLLAKQLGIDFGESFTLYSWSGLTLVYIYFQLPLAVMLLYPLYNAIQKQWMEAAELLGASPWKFWLRIGFPVLLPGIVGTFSILFANAMGAYASAYALTGSNYNLVPIRIGALVSGDIFARPELGSALAVLLGLTLAGALLVNEWLTRKIRRDLS, encoded by the coding sequence ATGAAACGATTTGTCAGTATGCTTTGGGTCACGACGATTCCGTTCTTTGCAATGATCGCCCTGTTTCTCCTCGTCCCATTGCTTTCTATGATTGGAGGGAGCTTTCAGGCCGAGGGGGGCGGAGGTTTTACCGTTAGTCATTATCGTGAGATTTTTTCAAATTCGTATTACTTGCAAGCTTTTGAGAACAGCGTGCTCATCTCGTTCCTGTCTGCTCTCATTGGAATCGTCGTTGCTGTTTTCGCCACCTATGCGATTACCCGTTTCCCGCAATCTCTGCAACAGCGAGTGCTTGTTATTACCAATCTAACCTCCAATTTTGCAGGAATTCCGCTCGCATTTGCCTTCATTGTCCTGTTGGGAAACAGTGGATTGTTTGTTTTGCTCGCGAAGCAACTGGGGATTGATTTTGGTGAGTCCTTTACTCTGTATTCGTGGAGCGGCTTGACGCTTGTTTATATTTATTTTCAACTGCCCCTGGCGGTAATGCTTTTGTATCCCCTGTACAATGCCATTCAAAAACAATGGATGGAAGCGGCCGAGCTGCTTGGGGCAAGTCCATGGAAGTTTTGGCTGAGAATCGGTTTTCCGGTACTGCTTCCAGGCATCGTCGGCACATTCAGCATTCTGTTTGCCAATGCAATGGGTGCCTATGCTTCTGCCTATGCGCTCACTGGGAGCAACTACAATCTGGTACCCATTCGGATTGGCGCGCTTGTCTCTGGCGACATTTTTGCCAGACCCGAGCTGGGTAGCGCACTCGCTGTACTGCTCGGCCTTACGCTTGCAGGAGCCTTACTCGTGAACGAGTGGCTGACGCGGAAGATTCGGAGGGATTTGTCTTGA
- a CDS encoding ABC transporter permease: MKRISLPSLSFALVMLYLFLPVAATILYSLATEWNSTILPEGLTGKWFAELYSDPRFLQAFGRSFLLSFLTTVVAVIIIVPAVFSIIVYAPRMERLVQILVMLTYAVPGVIMAVGLIRTYSGNGIPMVIITAGAYLVGLLPYLYQGTRNSLLAMQARSLMEAAELLGASHWQAFVRIIVPNIMSGIFVSSLLSFSILFGEFVLINILVGGRYETLQMYLYAKLSSSGHVASAITVTYFVLMAIITGLVVKFTRRSFARKEVP; this comes from the coding sequence TTGAAGCGGATCAGTTTGCCATCCTTGTCGTTTGCGTTGGTCATGTTGTATTTGTTTTTGCCAGTAGCGGCTACCATCCTTTACTCACTGGCAACCGAGTGGAACAGTACGATTTTGCCGGAAGGACTCACAGGAAAATGGTTCGCAGAGCTGTATTCTGATCCTCGATTCTTGCAAGCATTCGGGCGTTCTTTTCTGCTCAGCTTTCTGACGACAGTCGTTGCCGTTATCATTATTGTTCCTGCTGTATTCTCCATTATCGTCTACGCTCCCCGGATGGAGAGGCTGGTTCAGATTTTGGTGATGCTGACCTATGCTGTTCCGGGTGTTATTATGGCCGTCGGATTGATCCGTACTTATTCAGGAAACGGAATTCCAATGGTCATCATCACCGCCGGGGCGTATTTGGTCGGTTTGCTTCCGTATCTTTATCAGGGAACGCGCAATAGTCTGCTTGCGATGCAGGCACGTTCGTTGATGGAGGCAGCCGAGCTATTGGGTGCGAGCCACTGGCAGGCGTTCGTACGGATTATCGTTCCGAATATCATGTCTGGAATTTTCGTGTCCTCGCTCTTGTCGTTCTCCATTTTGTTTGGTGAATTCGTTCTGATTAACATCCTGGTGGGAGGAAGATACGAAACTCTGCAGATGTATCTGTACGCCAAGCTATCGTCAAGCGGACATGTCGCCAGCGCGATTACTGTCACTTATTTTGTCCTGATGGCTATCATCACTGGCCTGGTTGTAAAATTCACGCGCCGAAGCTTCGCACGCAAGGAGGTCCCCTAA
- a CDS encoding ABC transporter ATP-binding protein, which yields MSYVKIEHLSKTFHGQHVLQQLDLAIEKGELVTLLGPSGCGKSTLLRILSGLTARDTGMIYIDGKDVTDVSPKNRQIGMVFQSYALFPNLTVSQNIAFGLEMNKISKTEIRLRVQEMIELVGLVGKEQAYPRELSGGQQQRVALARSLVTRPKVLLLDEPLSALDAQIRKNLQKQLRTIQRELNMTTVLVTHDQEEAMAVSDRIYIMNGGRIVQHGSPQEIYTQPRSEFVARFIGNYNVLTAEQLNRIAPNLSHPAVERFAIRPETFREQRLAGEDICLTGNIAQVTMLGNITRYELNMRDVPVLVDTLHLSFEQEQIGTTKTLYVSPKDVIPLYDTIA from the coding sequence ATGAGCTACGTCAAAATCGAACACTTGTCCAAAACCTTTCACGGTCAACACGTGTTGCAGCAACTCGATCTTGCGATTGAAAAAGGCGAGCTAGTCACTTTACTTGGCCCTAGCGGGTGTGGAAAAAGTACGCTATTACGCATCCTCAGTGGTTTGACGGCTCGGGATACAGGCATGATCTACATCGACGGCAAAGACGTGACGGACGTGTCGCCGAAAAATAGGCAAATCGGCATGGTGTTCCAATCGTACGCACTCTTTCCCAATCTTACGGTCAGTCAAAACATTGCCTTCGGTCTGGAAATGAACAAAATCTCGAAAACGGAGATTCGGTTGCGTGTCCAAGAAATGATTGAGCTGGTGGGATTGGTGGGAAAGGAGCAGGCTTACCCGCGTGAATTGTCTGGCGGCCAGCAGCAGCGTGTGGCACTCGCCCGTTCTCTCGTTACCCGGCCAAAAGTGCTTCTGCTGGATGAGCCGCTTAGTGCACTCGATGCCCAGATTCGCAAAAATTTGCAAAAGCAGCTACGCACCATCCAACGTGAGTTAAACATGACGACTGTGCTGGTTACTCATGATCAGGAAGAAGCCATGGCTGTCAGTGACCGTATCTACATCATGAATGGTGGACGAATCGTTCAGCACGGCAGTCCCCAAGAGATTTACACGCAACCTCGCTCTGAATTTGTTGCTCGCTTCATCGGCAATTACAACGTGCTGACTGCCGAGCAGCTTAACCGAATCGCGCCTAATCTGTCTCATCCAGCAGTTGAACGATTCGCAATCCGTCCTGAGACGTTTCGCGAACAGCGGTTGGCTGGGGAGGACATCTGTTTGACCGGGAATATCGCTCAGGTAACCATGCTCGGCAACATTACCCGTTACGAGCTGAACATGCGGGATGTTCCTGTACTGGTGGACACACTTCACCTGTCCTTCGAGCAGGAGCAGATCGGCACAACAAAAACATTGTATGTAAGTCCCAAGGATGTGATTCCGCTTTATGACACTATTGCCTGA
- a CDS encoding DeoR/GlpR family DNA-binding transcription regulator, translating into MTLLPEERQQVILDELNRHGKIQVMSLAKNLAVTPETIRRDLDHLEQQRLLKRVYGGAIPFHLAKREPHFEKKQAIQQTAKTKIGQIAAELLSDGDTIALDVGTTTLELARAIKGLNQLTIVTNSLPAASLLNELLEANQFNGQVIMLGGLTHPAQKSVAGAFTCELLSRFHFDKAFISCGGMTADGFTDYDMEETLCSTMMVQRSEQVYVLGDTSKIDQTQFFRICGWQDVSAVVCDQPMPDEWLSSGIQTTWISEHPGRRDFTC; encoded by the coding sequence ATGACACTATTGCCTGAAGAACGACAGCAAGTGATTCTGGACGAATTAAACCGCCACGGTAAAATTCAGGTGATGAGTCTGGCAAAAAACCTGGCAGTAACACCGGAGACAATCCGACGTGATCTTGACCATTTGGAACAGCAACGTTTGTTAAAGCGAGTGTACGGAGGAGCAATCCCTTTTCATTTGGCGAAACGTGAGCCGCACTTTGAAAAGAAACAGGCGATCCAACAGACGGCAAAAACGAAAATCGGGCAAATCGCGGCAGAACTTTTGTCTGACGGGGATACTATCGCGCTCGATGTCGGGACGACAACACTGGAATTGGCACGTGCGATAAAGGGCCTCAACCAATTAACGATTGTCACGAATTCGCTCCCCGCCGCTTCTTTACTAAACGAGCTGTTGGAAGCCAATCAATTCAACGGTCAGGTCATTATGCTGGGGGGGTTGACCCATCCGGCCCAAAAATCGGTTGCTGGGGCGTTTACCTGCGAGCTGCTCTCCCGCTTTCATTTTGATAAAGCTTTTATTTCCTGTGGAGGAATGACGGCTGATGGCTTCACCGATTATGACATGGAAGAAACGCTGTGCTCGACCATGATGGTACAGCGGTCGGAGCAAGTCTATGTATTAGGAGATACATCCAAGATTGATCAGACGCAATTTTTTCGTATTTGCGGCTGGCAGGATGTCAGCGCGGTTGTTTGTGACCAGCCGATGCCGGATGAATGGCTATCGTCTGGCATACAAACTACCTGGATAAGCGAACATCCGGGAAGGAGAGACTTCACATGCTGA
- a CDS encoding histidinol phosphate phosphatase domain-containing protein, with the protein MLIDYHLHLEEGPFSLRWLDRTNAALDHFYPLSEPRHTRAWLLDSLARLNNRMSLGAYDPSWIDLYLREALNKGLKEVGIVDHLYRFREARPYFERYMELGDTDLGRLQRTWLDQVCTESLSDFCVAIEAAKQRWSASGVELRLGIEADYFIGGEAELESLLAGASWDYVIGSVHFLQGWGFDNPETCHLFEQHDLKQLYGDFFHTVESMIRSNLFDFVAHLDNLKVFSYRPEESELVPYYHRIATALKETDTATEINAGLYYRYPVQEMCPSPAFLDVLVAHGVPLTLSSDAHFPDDIGRYVAENLEVLRSKEVTEIATFSGRQRIMKPICYA; encoded by the coding sequence ATGCTGATCGACTATCATCTTCATCTGGAAGAAGGGCCTTTTTCATTGCGTTGGCTCGATCGTACCAATGCGGCCCTCGACCACTTTTATCCGCTTTCTGAACCTCGACATACCCGCGCCTGGCTGCTGGACAGTCTTGCGCGATTAAATAACCGGATGTCTTTGGGAGCATACGACCCGTCTTGGATCGATCTGTATTTGCGTGAAGCGTTAAACAAAGGCTTGAAGGAAGTGGGGATTGTCGATCATTTATACCGCTTTCGTGAAGCCCGTCCCTACTTTGAACGGTATATGGAGCTGGGTGACACCGATTTGGGGCGTTTGCAGCGAACGTGGCTTGATCAAGTATGCACCGAGAGCCTCAGTGACTTTTGTGTCGCCATTGAAGCAGCAAAGCAGCGTTGGTCGGCAAGCGGTGTGGAGTTGCGGCTGGGGATCGAAGCGGATTACTTTATCGGCGGGGAAGCAGAATTGGAAAGCTTGCTCGCAGGCGCTTCGTGGGATTATGTGATCGGTTCTGTTCATTTTTTACAAGGATGGGGCTTTGACAATCCCGAGACTTGCCATCTGTTTGAGCAGCACGACTTGAAACAGTTATACGGGGACTTTTTCCATACAGTTGAATCTATGATTAGGAGCAACTTGTTTGATTTTGTTGCTCATCTGGACAATCTGAAAGTGTTCTCCTATCGCCCAGAGGAATCGGAGCTTGTTCCCTATTACCACCGAATTGCAACTGCTTTGAAAGAAACGGATACAGCGACCGAAATCAATGCGGGCCTGTACTACCGCTATCCCGTTCAGGAAATGTGCCCGAGTCCTGCTTTCCTCGACGTTTTGGTCGCGCATGGTGTTCCATTGACACTCTCGTCCGACGCGCACTTTCCCGACGATATTGGGAGATACGTGGCGGAGAATCTGGAAGTCCTTCGTTCAAAAGAGGTAACGGAGATTGCTACTTTTTCCGGTCGTCAACGGATCATGAAGCCAATCTGCTATGCTTGA